The nucleotide sequence ACTGCTTTTTTCTCGGCATCATGGCTGAGGCTTAAGGTTTCCAGAGCCCGACGCATTTCGTTTTCAATCACGGGATTCGAAAACCGCAGACGCTGTACTTCGTTCAGTTTGACCGAACGCATTCCTTCCGCACACCACAAGTTCAGCACTTCCGCTTCGGTGGCACCATCTTTGCTGGCCACTTTCTGCTTTTCAACACCGACAATTTTGCCCACCAGGTTGCCTGGCTGGTTCGCGTTATTCAACAGAGTAACTTCGACCGGTTCCCCACGTGCCTGATTCAGAATCGAGGAAAAGGTGGGATTGTTGTTCAAATCGATTGCAAAACTTCTTAAAGTGCGGTCGATCGGATCGCGGGAATCGTATGTAACTGCGGATATACGTCCGGTTTCAGAATAATCCCGCAGCGTCATCGATTTGATCAGGTCGTTGATATCATCTTCCTGAAAGGTCAGGTCGACGCGAGCATGGTCGGTAACTTCACCAGAGCGGGTAAAATGGCCCACACCGGAATTAAACAGAATGACCTGAGAGATCGGCAGGGAGACTGCCTGCTGAAGATCACCCTGGGCTACCACCGGTTGAGTTTTGCCAGCTGGTTTATCCCCTGGTGCGGTAATTGCCTGCTGAGTAAAGAATGCGGCACCACCCAGAACTGCTGCCAGTGCGGCTGCCACCCACCATTTTCGATTATTTTTCATTGTAGTTTCCTGTGAAAAAATCCTATTGTTAAAGTTCGTTGTGTTGTCACTATTCAGCAGACAGATTTGCCAGATAGCTATCCAGTGCTTTGCGGGAAGTAGCTTCTTTGGCCTGCATCGCTTTCAGATCTTCGTGCAGTTTCTTCATTTCTGCTTCCTGATCTTCCAGTGTCTTCAGGTAATCCTTGTACAACTTCGATTCCTGGGGCGTTTCCCGCAGGTTCTTCCGCAGGCGATCCTGATCTCGGGTGATCGTTTCAATCCGGCGTTCTGCCACCTGAATATCCTGTCGCACGATGTCCCACGTGGACTTGATCGTCAGAGCTTCTTTCAACTTCAGTTTCAACGCTTCTGGTGCTTCACGCAAGTTGATGAAGTAACGGATCGTATCATCGGCATTGTTGGTCAGTTGGACCGAAGTACCCGCCGAACGTTCTTCCACGATGGTGTAGCTGAGATCTTTCTTCGCTGGCACGGAAACCTGGAAGCGGAAGACATCGTTGGCTTCTTCGAGTGGCTTGCTGTTTTCGCCTACGAAGGTGAAACCCTGATCTTTGCGATTGGCATGTTCCAGCAGCAGCGTGCGTTCTTTATCGTTGCGGTTAGAAATGTTGTACACGAGTTCTTCACGGAACAATGTCTTCGTGTAAACGACCCCCTTGACAGCTTTTACTTCCGTTATTTTGGAGGTATTGTTGCCCCGCTTGGGACTCACTTCCATACCCAGATCGACTGCATAGCTGATGAGCCGTTCTTCATCTTTCTGCAGATCCAGAATTCGGGAATCGCCCGCGTAGACAGAACCTTCAAACACGGTAATCGGTCCTTGCATCAGTGGCATGCCGGAACTGTTTTTGAACCGCAGTCCGAGCAGTGGGTGTTTTGCTTGAACGCTCTGGTTGTAAATACTGACACGCTGCCCACCAACATCTTTGTTGACGATTGGCAGCAATGCTGATTTCTGACGGCCCAGCGATACGGGATGCTCAATAATGTATTGGTGGTAATCGCCCAAAGCGGCGGCAGTAGCTACCGATTGCACATTACGCCCAAGATCCAGATCCTTCCGCAAGTTGGCAGCAAGATCTGCAGCATACATTTTTTCAGCCTGCTTCAGTTCTTTGGGATCAGCACCACCCCTAAAACGAAGTTGTTGC is from Zavarzinella sp. and encodes:
- a CDS encoding DUF4139 domain-containing protein, which gives rise to MKNNRKWWVAAALAAVLGGAAFFTQQAITAPGDKPAGKTQPVVAQGDLQQAVSLPISQVILFNSGVGHFTRSGEVTDHARVDLTFQEDDINDLIKSMTLRDYSETGRISAVTYDSRDPIDRTLRSFAIDLNNNPTFSSILNQARGEPVEVTLLNNANQPGNLVGKIVGVEKQKVASKDGATEAEVLNLWCAEGMRSVKLNEVQRLRFSNPVIENEMRRALETLSLSHDAEKKAV
- a CDS encoding DUF4139 domain-containing protein, which translates into the protein MKSIKNNRKWWVAAALTAVLGGAAFFTQQAITAPGDQPAGKTQPVVAQGDLQQAVSLPISQVILFNSGVGHFTRSGEVTDHARVDLTFQEDDINDLIKSMTLRDYSETGRISAVTYDSRDPIDRTLKSFAIDLNNNPTFSSILNQARGEPVEVTLLNNANQPGNLVGKIVGVEKQKVASKDGATEAEVLNLWCAEGMRSVKLNEVQRLRFSNPVIENEMRRALETLSQSHDSQKKAVSIYFDGEGKRKVDVGYVIENPIWKTSYRLVLKKDGSPFLQGWAVVENPTDEDWEGVSMALVSGRPISFQMDLYNPLYITRPVVEPELFAGLRPPTYDRVFARENNNGLPPINSPQPAMEEMAKKSMQEQQLRFRGGADPKELKQAEKMYAADLAANLRKDLDLGRNVQSVATAAALGDYHQYIIEHPVSLGRQKSALLPIVNKDVGGQRVSIYNQSVQAKHPLLGLRFKNSSGMPLMQGPITVFEGSVYAGDSRILDLQKDEERLISYAVDLGMEVSPKRGNNTSKITEVKAVKGVVYTKTLFREELVYNISNRNDKERTLLLEHANRKDQGFTFVGENSKPLEEANDVFRFQVSVPAKKDLSYTIVEERSAGTSVQLTNNADDTIRYFINLREAPEALKLKLKEALTIKSTWDIVRQDIQVAERRIETITRDQDRLRKNLRETPQESKLYKDYLKTLEDQEAEMKKLHEDLKAMQAKEATSRKALDSYLANLSAE